A single region of the Arcobacter lacus genome encodes:
- a CDS encoding pyridoxal-phosphate-dependent aminotransferase family protein encodes MLLTPGPTPVPEFARKAMSDITIHHRTPEFEAIFEKTRNLLLELYGMPEVLMLASSGTGAMEACITNLTNKKALTINSGKFGERFGKICNAFDIEYTEIKNEWNTPVNVEEVVNTIKNDSTIDAIFVQICESAGGLRHPVEQIAAEVKKINPNIMIIADGITAVGVEKIDVTNLDAVITGSQKAFMLPPGLAMIGLSSKAVEKIEANPKGYYFNLAIELKNQRKNTTAWTAATTLIIGLGAILEKLKTDGFDTLYTNTALRAKATREALKAIGFDIYPKSPANAMTTVYTEKSNEIRKILKNKYNVNIAGGQDHLSGKIFRINHMGLVEDFEASWAVNAVELTLDDLGIRTFDGTANKVFAMTMFKGNNK; translated from the coding sequence ATGTTATTAACACCAGGACCAACTCCCGTACCAGAATTTGCTAGAAAAGCAATGTCTGATATTACTATTCATCATAGAACTCCTGAGTTTGAAGCAATTTTTGAAAAAACTAGAAATTTATTATTGGAACTTTATGGAATGCCAGAAGTTTTAATGTTGGCTTCAAGTGGAACAGGAGCAATGGAAGCTTGTATAACAAACTTAACAAATAAAAAAGCTCTTACAATAAACTCTGGAAAATTCGGAGAAAGATTTGGAAAGATTTGTAATGCTTTTGATATCGAATATACAGAAATTAAAAACGAATGGAATACTCCAGTTAATGTTGAAGAAGTTGTAAATACTATAAAAAATGATTCTACTATTGATGCAATTTTTGTACAAATTTGTGAAAGTGCTGGAGGATTAAGACATCCAGTTGAACAAATCGCGGCAGAAGTAAAAAAAATCAACCCAAATATTATGATTATTGCAGATGGTATCACTGCTGTTGGGGTTGAAAAAATCGATGTTACAAATCTTGATGCAGTTATTACTGGAAGTCAAAAAGCATTTATGTTACCTCCAGGTCTTGCTATGATTGGTTTATCTTCTAAAGCTGTTGAAAAAATTGAAGCAAATCCAAAAGGTTACTATTTTAACTTAGCGATTGAACTAAAAAATCAAAGAAAAAATACAACTGCTTGGACAGCAGCGACAACACTTATCATTGGTCTTGGTGCAATTTTAGAAAAACTAAAAACTGATGGATTTGATACTTTATACACAAACACTGCATTAAGGGCAAAAGCAACTAGAGAAGCTTTAAAAGCTATAGGATTTGATATTTATCCAAAAAGTCCAGCAAATGCAATGACAACTGTTTATACAGAAAAATCAAATGAAATTAGAAAAATCTTAAAAAATAAATATAATGTAAATATTGCTGGTGGTCAAGATCACTTAAGTGGAAAAATCTTTAGAATAAATCACATGGGATTAGTTGAAGATTTTGAAGCTTCTTGGGCTGTAAATGCAGTAGAATTAACTCTTGATGATTTAGGAATTAGAACATTTGATGGTACTGCAAACAAAGTTTTTGCAATGACAATGTTTAAAGGAAATAATAAATAA
- a CDS encoding YceI family protein, which yields MNFLKSTLVSFAVTTTLFAGNYAIDTTLSNANFTVKHLKVTNVTGAFNDMSGNFEYDEETNKLKSLKGEIVVSSINTADEKRDEHLKSEDILNVKKFPKIFFKSTKIEDNIVYGDLTIRNVTKNIKLELENQAFLDKQVIFSMKGETKRSYFDISWDELLETGSIAVSDEIKLTINIKGNLIEEPKPEEKKEDKKKTNKKVTEKKKETK from the coding sequence ATGAATTTTTTGAAATCAACTTTAGTGTCATTTGCTGTTACAACGACTTTATTTGCAGGAAATTATGCTATTGATACAACTCTTTCAAATGCAAATTTCACAGTTAAACATTTAAAAGTTACAAATGTAACTGGAGCATTTAATGATATGTCTGGAAATTTTGAATATGATGAAGAGACAAATAAATTAAAATCTTTAAAAGGAGAAATAGTTGTATCATCGATTAATACAGCCGATGAAAAAAGAGATGAACATTTAAAATCTGAGGATATTTTAAATGTAAAAAAATTTCCAAAAATCTTTTTTAAATCAACTAAAATTGAAGACAATATTGTTTATGGAGACTTAACAATAAGAAATGTTACAAAAAATATAAAACTTGAGTTAGAAAATCAAGCGTTTTTAGATAAACAAGTAATATTTTCAATGAAAGGTGAAACAAAACGAAGTTACTTTGATATTAGTTGGGATGAACTTTTAGAAACTGGTTCTATTGCTGTTTCTGATGAGATAAAACTTACAATAAATATTAAAGGAAATTTAATAGAAGAACCAAAACCTGAAGAGAAAAAAGAAGATAAGAAAAAAACAAATAAAAAAGTAACTGAAAAGAAAAAAGAAACAAAATAA
- a CDS encoding MarR family winged helix-turn-helix transcriptional regulator: protein MNNKSLKTYGIRTDKSMKTVVRLEKASLKIANLTINYLSKHNLTFNQFKVLEVLYHLGDLNIGSITKLTMSTPGNITVVVKNLKRDNWITSVKDPNDNRASILSITQKGKEIIEEVFPNHAKNLTKAMEVLNDEELDTLYGLLNKVYKAN from the coding sequence ATGAATAATAAATCGTTAAAAACATATGGAATTAGAACTGATAAATCTATGAAAACTGTTGTTAGATTAGAAAAAGCAAGTTTAAAAATCGCTAATTTAACAATTAATTATTTATCAAAACATAATCTTACGTTTAATCAATTTAAAGTGTTAGAAGTTTTATATCATTTAGGTGATTTAAACATAGGCTCAATTACAAAATTAACTATGAGTACACCAGGAAATATAACTGTTGTTGTAAAAAATCTTAAAAGAGATAATTGGATAACATCAGTAAAAGATCCAAATGACAATAGAGCATCAATTTTATCTATTACGCAAAAAGGTAAAGAGATTATTGAAGAAGTTTTTCCAAATCATGCAAAAAACTTAACTAAAGCAATGGAAGTTTTAAATGATGAAGAATTAGATACTTTATATGGTTTGTTAAATAAGGTTTATAAAGCAAATTAA
- a CDS encoding YceI family protein produces the protein MKKLKLGLLSLAVSTALFAGNYNVDASHSNAGFTVKHMMISNVTGKFNDVSGTFEYDEKTNKLKSVSGEIVVDSINTADEKRDAHLKADEIFAAQKFPKIIFKSTKVEKDLVYGDLTMKGVTKNIKLQLENGGVVGEKAGFALSGKINRSDFGITWNKVLETGGVAVSDEVKLTIDIEGNLAK, from the coding sequence ATGAAAAAATTAAAATTAGGTTTATTATCACTTGCTGTTTCAACAGCTTTATTTGCAGGAAATTACAATGTTGATGCTAGTCACTCAAATGCTGGTTTTACAGTAAAACACATGATGATATCAAATGTAACAGGAAAATTTAATGATGTATCTGGAACTTTTGAATATGATGAAAAAACAAATAAGTTAAAATCTGTAAGTGGTGAAATTGTTGTAGATTCAATCAATACTGCTGATGAAAAAAGAGATGCTCATTTAAAAGCTGATGAAATTTTTGCTGCACAAAAATTCCCAAAAATTATTTTTAAATCAACAAAAGTTGAGAAAGATTTAGTTTATGGTGATTTAACAATGAAAGGTGTTACAAAAAACATTAAACTTCAACTTGAAAATGGTGGAGTAGTTGGAGAAAAAGCTGGATTTGCATTAAGTGGAAAAATCAACAGAAGTGATTTTGGAATTACTTGGAATAAAGTGTTAGAAACGGGTGGAGTTGCAGTTAGTGATGAAGTAAAATTAACTATTGATATAGAAGGGAATTTAGCTAAATAA
- a CDS encoding DODA-type extradiol aromatic ring-opening family dioxygenase has product MSDSKSKRNFQKFGLTLKVPKYIIIVSAHYVTKDLKTISPDTNKIMYDFYGFEDELYKVKYEINSDKNLTNNLIEELKKDNINISIDENRKSYDHGVWNVLALLYEKLNIPVLQLSIPISYSATELIQLGEKLKDFKNDAMIICSGGITHNLGDMSYNLIPKNYAKEFNDKIKYIIENGNEKDLININKDVNFYKNHPSSEHFLPLFIAFGSAINKNGKSFNSEILYTNISMESFIFDESK; this is encoded by the coding sequence TTGAGTGATTCTAAATCAAAAAGAAATTTCCAAAAATTTGGACTAACTTTAAAAGTTCCAAAATATATAATAATAGTATCAGCACATTATGTTACAAAAGATTTAAAAACTATTAGCCCTGATACAAATAAAATAATGTATGATTTTTATGGTTTTGAAGATGAATTATATAAAGTTAAGTATGAAATAAATAGTGATAAAAATTTAACAAATAATTTAATTGAAGAACTAAAAAAAGATAATATAAATATATCAATTGATGAAAATAGAAAAAGTTATGACCATGGTGTATGGAATGTTTTAGCACTTTTATATGAAAAATTAAATATTCCTGTTTTACAGTTAAGTATTCCTATATCATATTCAGCTACAGAATTAATTCAATTAGGTGAAAAATTAAAAGATTTTAAAAATGATGCTATGATTATTTGTAGTGGAGGAATAACTCATAATCTAGGTGATATGAGTTATAACTTAATTCCAAAAAATTATGCAAAAGAGTTTAATGACAAAATAAAATATATTATAGAAAATGGTAATGAAAAAGATTTAATAAATATAAATAAAGATGTAAACTTTTATAAAAACCATCCATCGAGTGAGCATTTCTTACCTTTATTTATAGCCTTCGGAAGTGCAATAAATAAAAATGGAAAATCATTTAATAGTGAAATCTTATATACAAATATATCGATGGAAAGTTTTATTTTTGATGAGAGTAAATAA